From Anopheles bellator chromosome X unlocalized genomic scaffold, idAnoBellAS_SP24_06.2 X_unloc_3, whole genome shotgun sequence, the proteins below share one genomic window:
- the LOC131214150 gene encoding integrin beta-PS — protein sequence MAICVICRLDWTPTFSPLLEPCSGCVAPYGYHNLMQLSTDANRFTQEVRGAHVSGNLDAPEGGFDAIMQAIVCREQIGWREKARRLLLFSTDAGFHYAGDGKLGGVITPNDGECHLDKDGRYTHSTVQDYPSISQINVKVKQNAINVIFAVTAEELSVYEKLSRLVEGSSAAKLSNDSSNIVSLVREQYNKISSSVEMKDNRTDNVIDVKYYSRCRNAGGQLVATNRCEGLKVGDMVTFEAQITLMQCPNDPRDWHQVLQIYPVGINESLTIDIEMLCSCSCEHPSDSEYRTQADECSNAGTYKCGICECDGQNHGQRCECSALDSALEPGMVDACRMSNSSDECSNRGQCVCGVCVCERRPNPDEVIEGRYCECDNFSCDRPGGLLCSGPDHGRCVCGQCECRDGWTGPACDCRASNDTCMPPDGSELCSGHGTCECGICRCMVTDEGRYTGRYCEKCPTCSGRCNEFKHCVQCQQYKTGPLAEPEDCATNCTLFVPIPVEKVMIDEKRNDNKCTFYDEDDCRFEFTYNDSDQDKVTVMAQENRECPPKVFMLGIALAVIAAVVLIGMAVLLLWKVLTSIHDRREFARFEKERMMAKWDTGENPIYKQATTTFKNPTYAGK from the exons ctTGCTTGAACCATGCTCGGGTTGTGTTGCTCCCTATGGCTATCATAATCTAATGCAACTGAGCACTGATGCCAACCGTTTCACT CAAGAGGTACGTGGGGCACATGTTTCAGGTAATCTAGACGCACCTGAAGGCGGGTTTGACGCAATCATGCAGGCTATAGTGTGCCGGGAGCAGATTGGTTGGCGCGAGAAAGCCCGTCGACTACTGCTTTTTTCAACTGACGCCGGTTTTCACTATGCGGGCGATGGCAAGCTGGGAGGTGTTATTACCCCGAACGACGGCGAGTGCCACTTGGACAAGGACGGCCGCTACACGCATTCGACTGTGCAAGATTACCCGAGCATCTCGCAGATAAACGTGAAAGTGAAGCAGAATGCCATCAACGTCATTTTCGCGGTAACGGCAGAAGAGCTGTCGGTATATGAGAAATTGTCCCGTCTGGTGGAGGGTTCTTCGGCTGCCAAGCTGTCCAATGACTCGTCCAACATCGTATCGCTGGTACGCGAGCAGTATAAT AAAATTTCTTCCTCCGTCGAGATGAAAGACAATCGCACAGATAACGTGATTGACGTGAAGTATTATTCTCGCTGTCGTAACGCTGGTGGACAACTAGTGGCAACCAATCGCTGCGAAGGTCTTAAGGTGGGAGACATGGTGACGTTCGAGGCGCAGATTACACTGATGCAGTGTCCAAACGATCCTCGTGATTGGCACCAAGTGTTGCAGATCTACCCTGTTGGTATCAACGAAAGCCTAACGATCGATATAGAGATGCTGTGCAGCTGCTCGTGTGAACATCCTTCCGATTCGGAGTACCGAACGCAAGCAGACGAGTGTAGTAACGCCGGTACGTACAAGTGTGGTATCTGTGAGTGCGATGGCCAGAACCACGGGCAACGGTGCGAGTGTTCAGCACTCGATAGTGCTCTAGAGCCGGGTATGGTAGATGCGTGCCGCATGTCGAACTCGTCTGACGAATGCAGCAATCGGGGACAATGCGTGtgcggtgtatgtgtttgtgaaaGACGCCCGAACCCGGACGAAGTGATCGAAGGCCGTTATTGTGAATGCGACAATTTCTCCTGTGATCGTCCAGGAGGGCTGTTGTGCTCGGGACCAGACCATGGACGTTGCGTGTGCGGACAGTGTGAATGCCGAGACGGATGGACCGGGCCAGCCTGTGACTGTCGGGCAAGCAATGACACTTGTATGCCTCCCGATGGTAGTGAGCTTTGCTCGGGGCACGGAACTTGCGAATGTGGTATTTGCCGGTGCATGGTAACAGACGAGGGTCGTTACACTGGCCGCTACTGTGAAAAATGTCCAACGTGCTCTGGGCGCTGCAACGAGTTTAAGCACTGTGTTCAGTGCCAGCAGTATAAGACGGGGCCACTCGCTGAACCAGAGGACTGTGCCACTAACTGCACGCTGTTTGTGCCTATCCCGGTCGAGAAGGTTATGATAGACGAGAAACGTAATGACAACAAATGTACGTTctacgacgaggacgactGTCGGTTCGAGTTCACATACAACGACAGTGACCAGGATAAGGTGACGGTCATGGCACAAGAAAATCGTGAGTGCCCGCCCAAAGTATTCATGCTTGGCATCGCGTTGGCGGTTATTGCGGCAGTTGTGCTCATTGGTATGGCTGTGCTATTACTTTGGAAAGTGCTCACTTCCATTCACGATCGTCGCGAATTTGCCCGGTTCGAAAAGGAACGCATGATGGCTAAATGGGACACG GGAGAGAATCCTATTTacaaacaagcaacaacaacattcaaaAACCCAACTTATGCTGGCAAGTGA